One Vitis vinifera cultivar Pinot Noir 40024 chromosome 8, ASM3070453v1 genomic window carries:
- the LOC100260184 gene encoding pentatricopeptide repeat-containing protein At5g02830, chloroplastic isoform X3 has product MRDLVLLGSSIVLPPDPIPPHHRTKPKPKPKPKPSLLTSTSARLSPPISSLRSRHPLLSDVRWDLNNYSDLATKLVQDGRFDDFSTMAETLILSGVELSQLVELVSAGISGLLREGRVYCVVEVLRKVDKLGICPLELFDGSTLELLSKECRRILNCGQVEEVVELIEILDGFHFPVKKLLEPLDFIKICVNKRNPNLAVRYACILPHAQILFCTIIHEFGKKRDLGSALTAFEASKQKLIGPNMYCYRTMIDVCGLCSHYQKSRYIYEVRFLQLILLQELLAQKITPNIYVFNSLMNVNVHDLSYTFNVYKNMQACCVAGRVDLAQEIYREVQNLESNGMLKLDVFTYSTIIKVFADAKLWQMALKIKEDMLSAGVIPNTVTWSALISSCANAGITEQAIQLFKEMLLAGCEPNSQCYNILLHACVEACQYDRAFRLFQSWKDSRFQEISGGTGNGNTVGVELKHQNCITSMPNCLSNSHHLSFSKSFPFTPTTTTYNILMKACGTDYYRAKALMDEMKTAGLSPNHISWSILIDICGGTGNIVGAVRILKTMREAGIKPDVVAYTTAIKYCVESKNLKIAFSLFAEMKRYQIQPNLVTYNTLLRARSRYGSLHEVQQCLAIYQHMRKAGYKSNDYYLKELIEEWCEGVIQDNNLNQSKFSSVNRADWGRPQSLLLEKVAAHLQKSVAESLAIDLQGLTQVEARIVVLAVLRMIKENYILGHPIKDDILIILGIKKVDANLVEHESPVKGAIIKLLQDELGLEVAFAGPKIALDKRINLGGPPGSDPDWQEALGRNRLPTELESSTRRPAVLQRFKVTRKSLDHWLQRRVGATRG; this is encoded by the exons ATGAGAGACCTCGTCCTCCTTGGCTCCTCCATAGTCCTTCCTCCAGACCCCATACCTCCTCACCACCGCACCAAGCCGAAACCAAAACCCAAGCCCAAACCCTCACTCCTCACCTCCACTTCCGCCAGGCTCTCTCCACCCATCTCCAGCCTCCGTTCTCGGCACCCTCTCCTCTCCGACGTCCGATGGGACCTCAACAACTACTCTGACCTCGCCACCAAGCTTGTCCAAGACGGCCGGTTCGACGACTTCTCTACGATGGCCGAGACCTTAATTCTTTCGGGCGTCGAGCTGTCGCAGCTGGTAGAGCTTGTATCGGCCGGAATTTCCGGGCTTCTTCGGGAAGGGAGGGTTTATTGTGTTGTTGAAGTTTTGAGGAAGGTTGACAAGCTAGGGATTTGCCCATTGGAGTTGTTTGATGGATCCACTCTAGAACTTCTTTCAAAAGAATGTCGCCGCATTCTCAATTGCGGCCAAGTGGAGGAAGTGGTCGAGTTGATAGAGATTCTTGACG GTTTTCATTTCCCAGTGAAAAAACTATTGGAACCTCTTGACTTCATTAAGATCTGTGTCAACAAAAGAAACCCAAATTTGGCTGTAAG GTATGCATGCATTCTTCCTCATGCACAGATCCTATTCTGTACCATAATTCATGAATTCGGAAAGAAAAGGGACTTGGGATCTGCTTTGACAGCATTTGAAGCATCCAAGCAGAAGTTGATTGGTCCTAATATGTATTGCTATCGCACAATGATTGATGTTTGTGGTCTTTGCAGTCACTACCAAAAATCTAGGTACATTTATGAG GTTCGTTTCTTACAGTTGATCCTGCTACAGGAGTTACTTGCTCAGAAGATCACCCCAAATATTTACGTTTTCAACAGTCTCATGAATGTGAATGTCCATGATTTGAGTTACACATTCAATGTCTACAAGAATATGCAa GCATGCTGTGTTGCTGGAAGGGTTGATTTGGCCCAAGAAATTTATAGAGAGGTTCAAAATTTGGAATCAAATGGAATGCTGAAATTGGATGTTTTTACATACAGCACAATTATTAAG GTCTTTGCAGATGCTAAATTGTGGCAAATGGCActgaaaatcaaagaagataTGTTATCAGCTGGTGTCATTCCCAATACGGTTACATGGTCAGCATTGATCAGTTCCTGTGCCAATGCAGGTATCACAGAACAGgccattcaattatttaaagagATGCTTCTGGCTGGTTGTGAACCTAATTCACAGTGTTACAACATCCTTCTGCATGCCTGTGTTGAGGCTTGCCAGTATGACAGGGCTTTTCGTCTTTTCCAGTCCTGGAAAGATAGTAGATTCCAGGAGATTTCTGGTGGTACTGGCAATGGCAATACAGTTGGTGTGGAGCTTAAACATCAGAATTGTATTACTAGTATGCCAAACTGCTTATCTAATTCACATCATTTGAGCTTTTCTAAGAGCTTTCCCTTTACCCCCACAACCACAACATATAATATTTTGATGAAGGCCTGCGGGACTGATTACTACAGGGCAAAAGCTTTGATGGATGAGATGAAGACCGCAGGTCTTTCTCCTAACCATATAAGTTGGTCAATTTTGATTGACATTTGTGGAGGCACGGGCAATATAGTGGGTGCTGTGAGG ATTTTGAAAACTATGCGTGAGGCAGGAATTAAACCAGATGTTGTTGCATATACAACAGCTATCAAG TACTGCGTGGAGAGTAAAAATTTGAAGATAGCGTTCTCATTATTTGCAGAAATGAAACGATATCAGATACAACCAAATTTG GTGACCTATAATACACTTTTAAGAGCTCGAAGTAGATACGGTTCCTTACATGAAGTACAACAGTGCCTGGCTATATATCAGCATATGCGGAAAGCAGG GTACAAATCCAATGACTACTACCTCAAAGAACTAATTGAGGAGTGGTGTGAAGGGGTGATACAAGATAACAATCTGAATCAAAGCAAGTTTAGTTCAGTCAACAGAGCTGACTGGGGAAGACCTCAAAGTTTGCTTCTTGAAAAAGTTGCTGCACACTTGCAAAAGAGTGTGGCTGAAAGCCTAGCAATTGACCTTCAGGGCCTTACACAG GTTGAAGCTCGGATTGTCGTCCTTGCAGTTCTTCGAATGATCAAGGAGAACTACATACTAG GGCATCCAATAAAAGATGACATACTGATTATCTTGGGGATTAAGAAAGTTGATGCAAATCTAGTCGAACATGAATCCCCAGTGAAAGGTGCAATCATTAAACTTCTGCAGGATGAACTGGGGCTTGAGGTTGCTTTTGCAGGACCTAAAATTGCACTTGATAAACGTATCAATTTGGGAGGCCCTCCTGGTTCAGATCCAGACTGGCAAGAAGCTTTAGGAAGGAATAGGTTACCGACCGAGTTAGAATCTTCTACCAGGAGACCTGCAGTTTTGCAAAGGTTTAAAGTCACGAGGAAATCGTTAGATCATTGGTTACAGAGGAGAGTGGGTGCCACAAGGGGGTAA
- the LOC100260184 gene encoding pentatricopeptide repeat-containing protein At5g02830, chloroplastic isoform X2, with amino-acid sequence MRDLVLLGSSIVLPPDPIPPHHRTKPKPKPKPKPSLLTSTSARLSPPISSLRSRHPLLSDVRWDLNNYSDLATKLVQDGRFDDFSTMAETLILSGVELSQLVELVSAGISGLLREGRVYCVVEVLRKVDKLGICPLELFDGSTLELLSKECRRILNCGQVEEVVELIEILDGFHFPVKKLLEPLDFIKICVNKRNPNLAVRYACILPHAQILFCTIIHEFGKKRDLGSALTAFEASKQKLIGPNMYCYRTMIDVCGLCSHYQKSRYIYEELLAQKITPNIYVFNSLMNVNVHDLSYTFNVYKNMQNLGVTADMASYNILLKACCVAGRVDLAQEIYREVQNLESNGMLKLDVFTYSTIIKVFADAKLWQMALKIKEDMLSAGVIPNTVTWSALISSCANAGITEQAIQLFKEMLLAGCEPNSQCYNILLHACVEACQYDRAFRLFQSWKDSRFQEISGGTGNGNTVGVELKHQNCITSMPNCLSNSHHLSFSKSFPFTPTTTTYNILMKACGTDYYRAKALMDEMKTAGLSPNHISWSILIDICGGTGNIVGAVRILKTMREAGIKPDVVAYTTAIKYCVESKNLKIAFSLFAEMKRYQIQPNLVTYNTLLRARSRYGSLHEVQQCLAIYQHMRKAGYKSNDYYLKELIEEWCEGVIQDNNLNQSKFSSVNRADWGRPQSLLLEKVAAHLQKSVAESLAIDLQGLTQVEARIVVLAVLRMIKENYILGHPIKDDILIILGIKKVDANLVEHESPVKGAIIKLLQDELGLEVAFAGPKIALDKRINLGGPPGSDPDWQEALGRNRLPTELESSTRRPAVLQRFKVTRKSLDHWLQRRVGATRG; translated from the exons ATGAGAGACCTCGTCCTCCTTGGCTCCTCCATAGTCCTTCCTCCAGACCCCATACCTCCTCACCACCGCACCAAGCCGAAACCAAAACCCAAGCCCAAACCCTCACTCCTCACCTCCACTTCCGCCAGGCTCTCTCCACCCATCTCCAGCCTCCGTTCTCGGCACCCTCTCCTCTCCGACGTCCGATGGGACCTCAACAACTACTCTGACCTCGCCACCAAGCTTGTCCAAGACGGCCGGTTCGACGACTTCTCTACGATGGCCGAGACCTTAATTCTTTCGGGCGTCGAGCTGTCGCAGCTGGTAGAGCTTGTATCGGCCGGAATTTCCGGGCTTCTTCGGGAAGGGAGGGTTTATTGTGTTGTTGAAGTTTTGAGGAAGGTTGACAAGCTAGGGATTTGCCCATTGGAGTTGTTTGATGGATCCACTCTAGAACTTCTTTCAAAAGAATGTCGCCGCATTCTCAATTGCGGCCAAGTGGAGGAAGTGGTCGAGTTGATAGAGATTCTTGACG GTTTTCATTTCCCAGTGAAAAAACTATTGGAACCTCTTGACTTCATTAAGATCTGTGTCAACAAAAGAAACCCAAATTTGGCTGTAAG GTATGCATGCATTCTTCCTCATGCACAGATCCTATTCTGTACCATAATTCATGAATTCGGAAAGAAAAGGGACTTGGGATCTGCTTTGACAGCATTTGAAGCATCCAAGCAGAAGTTGATTGGTCCTAATATGTATTGCTATCGCACAATGATTGATGTTTGTGGTCTTTGCAGTCACTACCAAAAATCTAGGTACATTTATGAG GAGTTACTTGCTCAGAAGATCACCCCAAATATTTACGTTTTCAACAGTCTCATGAATGTGAATGTCCATGATTTGAGTTACACATTCAATGTCTACAAGAATATGCAa AATCTAGGTGTCACAGCAGATATGGCTTCTTATAATATCCTTTTGAAGGCATGCTGTGTTGCTGGAAGGGTTGATTTGGCCCAAGAAATTTATAGAGAGGTTCAAAATTTGGAATCAAATGGAATGCTGAAATTGGATGTTTTTACATACAGCACAATTATTAAG GTCTTTGCAGATGCTAAATTGTGGCAAATGGCActgaaaatcaaagaagataTGTTATCAGCTGGTGTCATTCCCAATACGGTTACATGGTCAGCATTGATCAGTTCCTGTGCCAATGCAGGTATCACAGAACAGgccattcaattatttaaagagATGCTTCTGGCTGGTTGTGAACCTAATTCACAGTGTTACAACATCCTTCTGCATGCCTGTGTTGAGGCTTGCCAGTATGACAGGGCTTTTCGTCTTTTCCAGTCCTGGAAAGATAGTAGATTCCAGGAGATTTCTGGTGGTACTGGCAATGGCAATACAGTTGGTGTGGAGCTTAAACATCAGAATTGTATTACTAGTATGCCAAACTGCTTATCTAATTCACATCATTTGAGCTTTTCTAAGAGCTTTCCCTTTACCCCCACAACCACAACATATAATATTTTGATGAAGGCCTGCGGGACTGATTACTACAGGGCAAAAGCTTTGATGGATGAGATGAAGACCGCAGGTCTTTCTCCTAACCATATAAGTTGGTCAATTTTGATTGACATTTGTGGAGGCACGGGCAATATAGTGGGTGCTGTGAGG ATTTTGAAAACTATGCGTGAGGCAGGAATTAAACCAGATGTTGTTGCATATACAACAGCTATCAAG TACTGCGTGGAGAGTAAAAATTTGAAGATAGCGTTCTCATTATTTGCAGAAATGAAACGATATCAGATACAACCAAATTTG GTGACCTATAATACACTTTTAAGAGCTCGAAGTAGATACGGTTCCTTACATGAAGTACAACAGTGCCTGGCTATATATCAGCATATGCGGAAAGCAGG GTACAAATCCAATGACTACTACCTCAAAGAACTAATTGAGGAGTGGTGTGAAGGGGTGATACAAGATAACAATCTGAATCAAAGCAAGTTTAGTTCAGTCAACAGAGCTGACTGGGGAAGACCTCAAAGTTTGCTTCTTGAAAAAGTTGCTGCACACTTGCAAAAGAGTGTGGCTGAAAGCCTAGCAATTGACCTTCAGGGCCTTACACAG GTTGAAGCTCGGATTGTCGTCCTTGCAGTTCTTCGAATGATCAAGGAGAACTACATACTAG GGCATCCAATAAAAGATGACATACTGATTATCTTGGGGATTAAGAAAGTTGATGCAAATCTAGTCGAACATGAATCCCCAGTGAAAGGTGCAATCATTAAACTTCTGCAGGATGAACTGGGGCTTGAGGTTGCTTTTGCAGGACCTAAAATTGCACTTGATAAACGTATCAATTTGGGAGGCCCTCCTGGTTCAGATCCAGACTGGCAAGAAGCTTTAGGAAGGAATAGGTTACCGACCGAGTTAGAATCTTCTACCAGGAGACCTGCAGTTTTGCAAAGGTTTAAAGTCACGAGGAAATCGTTAGATCATTGGTTACAGAGGAGAGTGGGTGCCACAAGGGGGTAA
- the LOC100260201 gene encoding DNA topoisomerase 6 subunit A: MADKKKRRRTDPSDSDQQHLPFRNSLKSDEIILQTLKDLCSSSSSDGATGTLTLSDLGLASTCREVADLSLSSVQSTIETLILRLTHSILSGQGFSFSVPSRSSANQLYVPELDRIVLKDKSSLRPFANVSTVRKSAVTTRILQLIHQLCTKNIHVTKRDLFYTDVKLFQDQTQSDSVLDDVSCMLGCTRSSLNVIASEKGVVVGRLIFSDNGDMIDCTKMGMGGKAIPPNIDRVGDMQSDALFILLVEKDAAYIRLAEDRFYNRFPCIIVTAKGQPDVATRLFLRKMKTELKLPVLALVDSDPYGLKILSVYGCGSKNMSYDSANLTTPDIKWLGIRPSDLDKYSIPEQCRLPMTEQDIKTGKDLLEEDFVKKNPGWVEELNLMVKTKQKAEIQALSSFGFQYLSEVYLPLKLQQQDWL, encoded by the coding sequence ATGGCCGATAAGAAAAAACGGCGTCGTACAGATCCCTCCGACTCTGATCAACAGCACCTCCCCTTCAGGAACAGTCTGAAATCCGACGAAATAATACTCCAGACCCTGAAAGACCTCTGCAGCAGCAGTAGTAGCGATGGTGCCACTGGTACTTTAACCCTCTCTGACCTTGGCCTTGCCTCCACATGCCGCGAAGTCGCCGACCTCTCACTCTCCTCCGTTCAATCTACTATCGAAACCCTTATCCTCCGCCTCACCCACTCCATTCTGTCTGGCCAAGGCTTCTCCTTCTCCGTTCCTTCACGCTCCTCCGCCAACCAACTGTACGTCCCTGAGCTCGATCGCATTGTCCTCAAGGATAAGTCGTCTCTCCGCCCCTTCGCCAACGTATCGACTGTCCGCAAATCCGCCGTCACTACCCGAATTCTCCAGCTCATTCACCAGTTGTGCACCAAGAATATCCACGTCACCAAGCGTGACCTTTTCTACACCGATGTCAAGCTCTTTCAAGACCAAACACAATCCGATTCGGTTCTTGACGATGTTTCTTGTATGCTTGGGTGCACCAGGTCGAGCCTCAATGTTATCGCATCTGAAAAAGGCGTTGTTGTGGGGAGGCTTATTTTTAGCGACAATGGCGATATGATTGATTGTACAAAGATGGGTATGGGTGGAAAAGCCATTCCCCCAAATATTGATCGAGTTGGGGATATGCAGAGTGATGCGTTGTTTATTTTGCTTGTGGAGAAGGATGCTGCATACATTAGACTGGCAGAAGATCGATTTTACAACAGGTTTCCATGTATTATTGTTACTGCCAAAGGGCAACCTGATGTGGCAACTAGGTTGTTCTTGAGGAAGATGAAGACGGAGTTGAAATTACCTGTTCTTGCCCTTGTCGACAGTGATCCATATGGATTGAAGATTTTATCAGTCTATGGGTGTGGGTCGAAGAATATGAGCTATGACAGTGCAAATTTGACAACCCCAGATATAAAGTGGCTGGGAATTAGGCCCAGTGATTTGGATAAGTATAGCATACCTGAACAATGCAGATTGCCGATGACAGAGCAGGATATTAAGACTGGAAAGGATTTGTTGGAAGAGGATTTTGTGAAGAAAAATCCGGGGTGGGTGGAGGAGTTGAACTTGATGGTGAAGACGAAGCAAAAGGCTGAGATTCAGGCTTTGAGCTCTTTTGGGTTCCAGTACTTGTCTGAGGTTTATTTGCCACTAAAGCTGCAGCAACAAGATTGGCTGTGA
- the LOC100260184 gene encoding pentatricopeptide repeat-containing protein At5g02830, chloroplastic isoform X1 → MRDLVLLGSSIVLPPDPIPPHHRTKPKPKPKPKPSLLTSTSARLSPPISSLRSRHPLLSDVRWDLNNYSDLATKLVQDGRFDDFSTMAETLILSGVELSQLVELVSAGISGLLREGRVYCVVEVLRKVDKLGICPLELFDGSTLELLSKECRRILNCGQVEEVVELIEILDGFHFPVKKLLEPLDFIKICVNKRNPNLAVRYACILPHAQILFCTIIHEFGKKRDLGSALTAFEASKQKLIGPNMYCYRTMIDVCGLCSHYQKSRYIYEVRFLQLILLQELLAQKITPNIYVFNSLMNVNVHDLSYTFNVYKNMQNLGVTADMASYNILLKACCVAGRVDLAQEIYREVQNLESNGMLKLDVFTYSTIIKVFADAKLWQMALKIKEDMLSAGVIPNTVTWSALISSCANAGITEQAIQLFKEMLLAGCEPNSQCYNILLHACVEACQYDRAFRLFQSWKDSRFQEISGGTGNGNTVGVELKHQNCITSMPNCLSNSHHLSFSKSFPFTPTTTTYNILMKACGTDYYRAKALMDEMKTAGLSPNHISWSILIDICGGTGNIVGAVRILKTMREAGIKPDVVAYTTAIKYCVESKNLKIAFSLFAEMKRYQIQPNLVTYNTLLRARSRYGSLHEVQQCLAIYQHMRKAGYKSNDYYLKELIEEWCEGVIQDNNLNQSKFSSVNRADWGRPQSLLLEKVAAHLQKSVAESLAIDLQGLTQVEARIVVLAVLRMIKENYILGHPIKDDILIILGIKKVDANLVEHESPVKGAIIKLLQDELGLEVAFAGPKIALDKRINLGGPPGSDPDWQEALGRNRLPTELESSTRRPAVLQRFKVTRKSLDHWLQRRVGATRG, encoded by the exons ATGAGAGACCTCGTCCTCCTTGGCTCCTCCATAGTCCTTCCTCCAGACCCCATACCTCCTCACCACCGCACCAAGCCGAAACCAAAACCCAAGCCCAAACCCTCACTCCTCACCTCCACTTCCGCCAGGCTCTCTCCACCCATCTCCAGCCTCCGTTCTCGGCACCCTCTCCTCTCCGACGTCCGATGGGACCTCAACAACTACTCTGACCTCGCCACCAAGCTTGTCCAAGACGGCCGGTTCGACGACTTCTCTACGATGGCCGAGACCTTAATTCTTTCGGGCGTCGAGCTGTCGCAGCTGGTAGAGCTTGTATCGGCCGGAATTTCCGGGCTTCTTCGGGAAGGGAGGGTTTATTGTGTTGTTGAAGTTTTGAGGAAGGTTGACAAGCTAGGGATTTGCCCATTGGAGTTGTTTGATGGATCCACTCTAGAACTTCTTTCAAAAGAATGTCGCCGCATTCTCAATTGCGGCCAAGTGGAGGAAGTGGTCGAGTTGATAGAGATTCTTGACG GTTTTCATTTCCCAGTGAAAAAACTATTGGAACCTCTTGACTTCATTAAGATCTGTGTCAACAAAAGAAACCCAAATTTGGCTGTAAG GTATGCATGCATTCTTCCTCATGCACAGATCCTATTCTGTACCATAATTCATGAATTCGGAAAGAAAAGGGACTTGGGATCTGCTTTGACAGCATTTGAAGCATCCAAGCAGAAGTTGATTGGTCCTAATATGTATTGCTATCGCACAATGATTGATGTTTGTGGTCTTTGCAGTCACTACCAAAAATCTAGGTACATTTATGAG GTTCGTTTCTTACAGTTGATCCTGCTACAGGAGTTACTTGCTCAGAAGATCACCCCAAATATTTACGTTTTCAACAGTCTCATGAATGTGAATGTCCATGATTTGAGTTACACATTCAATGTCTACAAGAATATGCAa AATCTAGGTGTCACAGCAGATATGGCTTCTTATAATATCCTTTTGAAGGCATGCTGTGTTGCTGGAAGGGTTGATTTGGCCCAAGAAATTTATAGAGAGGTTCAAAATTTGGAATCAAATGGAATGCTGAAATTGGATGTTTTTACATACAGCACAATTATTAAG GTCTTTGCAGATGCTAAATTGTGGCAAATGGCActgaaaatcaaagaagataTGTTATCAGCTGGTGTCATTCCCAATACGGTTACATGGTCAGCATTGATCAGTTCCTGTGCCAATGCAGGTATCACAGAACAGgccattcaattatttaaagagATGCTTCTGGCTGGTTGTGAACCTAATTCACAGTGTTACAACATCCTTCTGCATGCCTGTGTTGAGGCTTGCCAGTATGACAGGGCTTTTCGTCTTTTCCAGTCCTGGAAAGATAGTAGATTCCAGGAGATTTCTGGTGGTACTGGCAATGGCAATACAGTTGGTGTGGAGCTTAAACATCAGAATTGTATTACTAGTATGCCAAACTGCTTATCTAATTCACATCATTTGAGCTTTTCTAAGAGCTTTCCCTTTACCCCCACAACCACAACATATAATATTTTGATGAAGGCCTGCGGGACTGATTACTACAGGGCAAAAGCTTTGATGGATGAGATGAAGACCGCAGGTCTTTCTCCTAACCATATAAGTTGGTCAATTTTGATTGACATTTGTGGAGGCACGGGCAATATAGTGGGTGCTGTGAGG ATTTTGAAAACTATGCGTGAGGCAGGAATTAAACCAGATGTTGTTGCATATACAACAGCTATCAAG TACTGCGTGGAGAGTAAAAATTTGAAGATAGCGTTCTCATTATTTGCAGAAATGAAACGATATCAGATACAACCAAATTTG GTGACCTATAATACACTTTTAAGAGCTCGAAGTAGATACGGTTCCTTACATGAAGTACAACAGTGCCTGGCTATATATCAGCATATGCGGAAAGCAGG GTACAAATCCAATGACTACTACCTCAAAGAACTAATTGAGGAGTGGTGTGAAGGGGTGATACAAGATAACAATCTGAATCAAAGCAAGTTTAGTTCAGTCAACAGAGCTGACTGGGGAAGACCTCAAAGTTTGCTTCTTGAAAAAGTTGCTGCACACTTGCAAAAGAGTGTGGCTGAAAGCCTAGCAATTGACCTTCAGGGCCTTACACAG GTTGAAGCTCGGATTGTCGTCCTTGCAGTTCTTCGAATGATCAAGGAGAACTACATACTAG GGCATCCAATAAAAGATGACATACTGATTATCTTGGGGATTAAGAAAGTTGATGCAAATCTAGTCGAACATGAATCCCCAGTGAAAGGTGCAATCATTAAACTTCTGCAGGATGAACTGGGGCTTGAGGTTGCTTTTGCAGGACCTAAAATTGCACTTGATAAACGTATCAATTTGGGAGGCCCTCCTGGTTCAGATCCAGACTGGCAAGAAGCTTTAGGAAGGAATAGGTTACCGACCGAGTTAGAATCTTCTACCAGGAGACCTGCAGTTTTGCAAAGGTTTAAAGTCACGAGGAAATCGTTAGATCATTGGTTACAGAGGAGAGTGGGTGCCACAAGGGGGTAA